A single region of the Mus caroli chromosome 16, CAROLI_EIJ_v1.1, whole genome shotgun sequence genome encodes:
- the Pam16 gene encoding mitochondrial import inner membrane translocase subunit TIM16, whose amino-acid sequence MAKYLAQIIVMGVQVVGRAFARALRQEFAASQAAADARGRAGHQSAAASNLSGLSLQEAQQILNVSKLSPEEVQKNYEHLFKVNDKSVGGSFYLQSKVVRAKERLDEELRIQAQEDREKGQKAKT is encoded by the exons ATG GCCAAGTACCTGGCCCAGATCATTGTGATGGGTGTGCAGGTGGTGGGCAGAGCCTTTGCCAGGGCCCTGAGGCAGGAGTTTGCAG CAAGCCAGGCAGCCGCTGATGCTCGAGGGCGTGCTGGGCACCAGTCTGCAGCTGCATCCAatctctctggcctcagcctccaggaAGCCCAGCAGATTCTCAATGTCTCCAAGCTGAGCCCCGAGGAGGTCCAGAAG AATTATGAACACCTATTTAAAGTGAATGATAAGTCCGTGGGTGGCTCTTTCTACCTGCAGTCAAAG gttGTCCGTGCAAAGGAACGTCTAGATGAGGAACTCCGAATACAAgcccaggaagacagagagaaagggcagaaggCCAAAACGTGA